CGTTTTCGCGCCCCGTTTCGGTGTCGTACACGCGAATGTGCCGCGCATGCCCGGTGCCGGCGCCGTACGCCAGCTTCCCGCCATCCGGCGACCACGCGGGCGCGTAGTTCACCGGGTCTGCATGCGCGATTTCGGGACCCGCCGAGCCGTCCGCGCCAACGATTCGGATGCGCGCCGCGCCGTCATCCGATTCCGAACCAAAGGCCAACCTTGACCCATCCGGCGACCACACGGGCGCGCCATCCCACGGGCCCGCGCCCACGGTGCGCACCGCGCCGGTAGCTGCATCCACTACGCAGACAACGCGCTGCCCCGCATCGGTTTGTTGAACGAATGCGACTGTCCCGCTTGGACCCTGCGCGATCGCGAGACCCGCCACAAGAAACAGAATTCCCATTTGGCGGAGTCTACCATGTACCGGCTCCGGCACACGAGCGATCACCGGGCGTAATCGCCGGGGACTGGCGCCGTCCTTCGCTCAGGCTCTGCGGCTTGTCCTCCATAGCTCTAGCGAAGGAGGAAGCGAAACACGGTGCCTGTCCCTCCCTGCAAGAGGGCCGTCCAGCTTCCATGCCGGGCAGAATCGTTACATCTCGACGAGCATCCTGGGCTCGAGCAACCCCAGCAATCGTAGGATTATGCGAATGAGCAACAGCAGAATATCCAAGATCGACATGGCATGTTCCTCCAATCCTTGTAACGCTTTGCCGCAATCCGAATTCTGGCGCGCCCTGCTACCAACCGCCCCATGCACCCTCCTCGGGCGGTGCGGCGCCACCGTTCAGTATGCCCCACAACCGTCTCCTCCGCAATAGGAATTTCGCTGCGATAGTGTTTCCATTCGAGGCCTCCGCGCCATCGTGATTCACCCGAACGGCAGCAATACCCACCGCACCTACGTCGAAAACAGACCTTTAGAACTTCTAACTATAATGACGTCTTTGCGTTTATCCCGAAGGGGTTTCGGCGCGCAGCCCAGGGTTGGCCCGCCGAAGTCGCTCCGACGTAGGCGGGGCTACCCTGGGTGCCAACCACCCCCCATCGGGGAATGTACCTGAAGGGGTTTCGGCATTAATGTTAGAGAGTCCTAAGTCTTCCTGCCCGTGGTGATGTGCAATATGAGATTTCAAATCTGAGATTGCATTTTCATGGTTCCTGGGTACCCAATAGGGCATGACGATTATTCCGATACGCCTTAGCCAAATGAAGCCGATCGCACACGTCGGCCCCCCCCGTTGCCTGCGCGCATGGCGCCGCCAATCGGCGGATTCTACGAGACCTGTTGAAACGGAACCACGGAGTTCTGCCCTCCGCAAACACGTTGGGACAGCAAGAGTTCGCATTGTATTCAAACGGATAATTCTGCGTAGTCTCGCCCTCGCGATTCGCGAAAAGGCCACGCCACAACCCGAATTCGTGTGGTAAAATATCGCCGCGTTGTGTGTGTCTTGTGCGTGTAAATGGGTGATGTGCGGACGATGATTCAGCAAAGTGACGCGTCAATGTCTCGTGGCGGGGGCGCCGGGACCGCCGCCGATAACGCGGGCCCCGCGCGGCGCGCTGCATCTGGAAAAAGCGCCGCAAGAGAGTGGAAACTCGTCGGGCGCGTGCGCTCGAACTTCATTGATCAAATGAAACAATTCGAGTATTGCCCCGCGGACATCACGTACAACGTCTACGATCCGGAGGCGCACTGGTTCGCGAAGGAGTTCGGCAAGGCGATGGCCGAGGCCGGTTGGAACGTGACTGTGACTCCCGAGTCGAAGAATGCGCCAGGGATCAAGATCCTGACGAAGTCCAGCGCGCTTCACGCGGAAGAAATCACGTCGGTCGTCAAGTGGCTGCGGACTGCCGGCCTGAACGCGAAAGTGCGCGTCCGCTCGGACCTCGAAACCGAAGCAATCCAAATCTCGATCGGTTCGATTAACGCGGCCGCGCGCGAACCGTAACGCACGTTCTCTGCGCGCCGGACCGGTTCATCGCGCTCTCCCGGCGGCGCGATCCATGCGATCGCGCCAATCCGTCAGGAATCGTTCGCGCCACGCGTTTACGGTTTTCGCGCCCGGATATTTCCCCTCCTGCAACGCGGCGTCCTGCGAATCGGTCCAGTAGTTCGGACCGTGGTCCGTCTTCACGAAACTGCCGCCCCAATGCGGCGCGGCAGGATCGTTGGGATCGCCCGAGAGCAGATACAACACGGACGGCGAATCGCCCATCTTGATCGCCCCGAGTTTTGTGACGAGAAAATCGCCGAGCGCGCCGTGTCCGCGCACATGCGTTTCGAGGAAACTTTTGTTGCCCCACTCGCCCTCCTGATTGCCGCCCACGTACATGCCGCGAAACGTCGTGTCGGATTCGATCCACCAGAGATCGATGTGCTCGCGAAAGAGGTAGTCGCGGGCAGCGCGATCGTTGGACGTGTTCCACGACCCGATCGAGTAAACGCGCAGATTGCGTTTGATGGCCGGATCGTCGTGTACCGCCTGTGCGACGTCCGTGATCGATCCCCACACAAGCACGTAGAGCGGGCGCGCGTCGCCCGCACCGGCGCGCGCTGCAATCCATCGCGAGCCTTCGGTCGGTTGACTAAAGCCTTGTTCCGGCGCCGGATCGATCGCGCCTTGTTTGACGACCGCGCGCAATTGGCCCGGCGACGGATACGCGGTCGACCATTGAACGAGGTTTGGGTAGTCTCGTTCGTAAGCATCGACGGTCTTGTGGATGTGCGTGGCGCGGCCTTGTTTCGGCGGCGACGAAATCAGGCCCTCCACGTCGAACAGGTCCGCGTATACGAGAAAGTGGACCATCGATTGAAAGTCGTCGGGGTCCGATCCGCCGATGTCGGTCGACACGATAACGCGGCAACGATCGCCGTTCACTGCGCCACGTTTGAGGATCGGAAGGACGCCGGCGTGTGCCGCACACGCGACGACCCAAAGTGCGCACGCGGCGGCGACGTAACGGAGCGGCGACGCGCGGCGAACACGTCTTCCGTCCCAATCTGAAACCAAGCGCCTTGTTGCGTTCGCGCGCCCCCGGCTATTCAGTATGCAATAAAATAAGGGTTGCGTATCAACTCGATCAGTCTCAGCAAAAACTCGATTGGGTTTTGCAGAATCCATACAATGAACTCCCAGCGCGACATCGGTACCGGCACATCTTCATCCCACCACATATACTTTTGCATTGTTCGCGTCGCCTCCTGCTCATACTATGCGAAACGTGCGGGGTAGATTAGAATGAATTGAGACGCTACGCAGTTGAATTTTCGTGCTCGTGCTCGTGCTCGTGCTCGTGCTCGTAATCGTAATCGCGCACTCGATTTGCAGCGAATCCTACGGGACATGACGGCTACGACATATCTCAAATTGCTCTTACACTGCCAATCGCAAACTCATTTTGCCTGCGGCTCCGCAAAGTCGTTGTCGTGCACGTTGCACGTCTCGATACGGTCCTGGTTGCGGTTGTTGAAGTTCATGGGAGTGGGCACGTTGTAGACGCGGTTGTTGCGCACTTCGATGAAACCGCTGCCTTCATCCAAATAAATCCCGCCCGGCCAGCCCTTGTTGTCGTGAATGTGATTTCCCTCGATGATTGTACCAGGCTGGTTGCCCAACGTGTAGATGCCCCCGCCGTCAAGACGTTTCTGCATCACGCGATATATGTGGTTGTTCGCGATGCGGTTGTCGCTTGCGGGCGTCGGCGATTCGTAGATGTATGGAATCGGATACGTCGAGCCGCCCGCGTCTTCCTCGCCCCATCCCCAACCGATAGAAATCCCGCTGTATGGAAGATCGTGCATTTCATTTCCGATGATCTCGACTTTTTGCACGTAGCCGGCGAAGACGGCGACGCTGTCCTCGTACTCGCTGCCGATATTGTGAATCCTGCAATTCTCGATGCGGATGTTGCGCACAACGTGTTCGTCGTCCAGCGGATGGTGCGCATACCGATTCACGTCGCCGACTTGTATCGCACTGCCCCCGATATCGAAAAACGTGCAGTTGCGAATCGTCACATCCTGCGTCGCGACATCGCTTGCTTTCTGCGCGGCGTCGAGATTGAGCGCCGCGCCGCCGATGCGCGTGAACGTGCAACCGTCGAATACGATGTCGCTCGCGGCGCCGACAACAATGGCCGCGCGCGGTTTGATGTATTCGTTGTGAAGATTGACCAGATAGCCGTCGCGCTCGTAACTGTTCTCCGTGGTGATGACGAAGTTCGCCTGCACGTCGGCGTGACCGCCGGTATCGGGATCGTTCGCCGCGGCTTCCGCGAACGTGATGCCCTCGAAACGAATATGATGCGCGCGCTCATCCGACCGCCCGCCGATATGCAGCAGTTCGTCGTTGCCGGTGATCACGGCGCTTGCCGAGGTCATGTCTTCGCCGGCGCGCGGCATGTAATACACTGCGCCTGTGGACGCATCGGCGTACCACTCGCCCGGTTCGTCGAGCACTTCGATCGCGTTCTCGATATACGCGGGCATTTCCGCGCGCACGCCCTCTTTGCGGGACATCAGCATGAACGCGGGCATTCGCATGCGAACGCGGGCGCGACCATCGGGATCGGCGGCGATCGCGGCAACGTCGCACGTCATGTGCGACCACGAATTGAAGAAGCCGAACACAATCTCGGAAGGATTCCTCCACTGCGCCATTTCTCCATTCGGGACGATGAAACCCGCATCTGCGTCAATCGCTTTGAGATTGCCGTAGCGCTCCGCGCCTTCTGGGAAGGGGCCGCGCGCGCGTTGTGCCCGAACATCATTGACGAACAGTTGCCGAACGCGTTTGCCGTTGAGGGGCGCGCGCCAGCGCCCGTGCTCGTCCTCCGTCCAATTCTCGATTCTCGTACCGCGGCTGATCACCGGCTTCGCGCCGGAAGCCGCGCGGAAGATGACGTTGTGGCCGTTCGCGCCGCTGCAGGACTCGTCAAGCAAAAACGGCGTGTCGATGGAGAGCGTGCCGTCGGCAATCTCAATGATGATGTCGCCTTGCATGTCGGTATTGTTCGTGCGAATGGCCTCGAGGGCGTTGCGGAGTTGCGCTACGCCGTCCGGCTCAGGCTGGATTGTCGCGACAACGTTCTCGGTCGCGGCGTACGCACAAAGTGCCGCCATGAACCACCACGCGACAGTGCTCGGCATTCGGAACGCTTTCATTATCGTACCCCTCCGCGTCCTTGGGGACTGGCACCGGTAGCAGTATCGCATCCGACAAAGCATTGGTTCGCGCGCACCACCGCTGACTATTCTCTTTCGTCGCGCGAATTCGATGCGCCCTTACTGCCCGGTATCAAATCGGTCTTCGTTTAACATAATGCCGTCGACCGAGTAATGTTGCGCGGCTAGCACCGGCTTTTCGTCTTCGCGATTGACAGTGACGGAAAGAAATCCCCCGATGACATTCAGATACTTATGTTCCGGCCGCTTGTCGTCCTTCGGCCAGCCGCCTGCATGCGCATCGCTCGCGGGGCCGCACGAGTATTCGCGCAGGCCGGTGACGGGATCGACCGAGACATACTGCCAATGCCGATCCCCGCAGACGACGACCATGTTTCTCTGTGCGGCCATAAACGCGCGCAGTTCGTCACCCTCGTGTTTGAAGCCCGCGTTCGCGTGATTGTCGTTCTTCGCGGACCGATCCGGGCCAACGATCGGCGTCGGACTCACCAACACGCGAAACGCCGCGTCAGATTCTGATACCGTGCGCTTGAACCATTCCTTCTGTTCTTTGCCCCAAATCGTCTTGTCCGGTCCGTCGGGCATGTCGTTCGGACTGCGGAAGTCGCGCCCTTCGACGAACCACACCTGCAGGTCCTTTCCCCAGCGCACCGTGCGATACGTCTTCTCGCCCATCGGCACCTGTTCGAGAAACACCGCCTGCCCTTGCGCAAACGTGAAGTCGCCCATGAACTTCGACTCCATCGTCGGCCAGCAATCGTTTTGCCATGTGTCGTGATCGTCCTTGATGAAATAGCTCGGCACCTGCTTGTGAAACTCGACATTCGTCGGCAGGCTGTACATGCGTTGCCAGTGCCACCGCGCCAGCGGCAGCGACTTTGCCAAAACGTCATAATAGAGTATGTCGCCGGTGTGTACGAAGAAGTCGGGGTTGAGTTTCAGCATCGCCGCGTACATGCGGAAACCGTCCGGCGCGTCCTTGTCGTTGTACTCCGTGCCGGTCGTGACCGTAAAGGTCACGGGCACCGTAGCGTTCTTCGCCGGGGCCGTTTTGAACCGCGCAGAAATCGACGACAACGGTGACGTACCATCCATTGCCCGGGCGTCGACGCGAAGCTCGTATCGCGTATTCGCCTTGAGGTTTTCCAGCTTGATTTGGTTAGTGAAATCGCGTTGGGAATCGACCGATTGCCAACCCGTTTCGGTCCATTCGCGCAGCCCTTGTTCACGATATGCAACGCGCATTTGACCGGCATGCCCGGGTGCAGCGCCGTCCAACTCGTCGACGGTGACGCCGTTTGGAAACTCAACGACAGGCGCACGATTTCGGCCGGTATCTTCCTCCGAGGTTTCACCGGTTCGCGGATCGCGATATTTTACGATTGGGTTTGGCCCGCCTTCGGCGATGCGATCCTTAGTGGACGTCAATCGCGTCCAAACGATCGCCGACGTGTCCGTCACTTCGCCAATCTTGACGCCCGTCGCCAAATACGGACCGTTGTGTTCGACCGCCGCGGCAGCTACGAACAAAGCAAGCAGCACGATTCGCATGATCGACATGTCTCCCCTGCAGATTCGACCGTTCAATATACCGATTCGCTATGCAATTCGATTCAACTATGCCAATAGATACAACGCCATGGCCCATTCGTGCGCGTGCTCGTAATCGTGCTCGTAATCGTAATCGAATTCTCGATATCCATTAGAAGACCGTCTCGATTCAGCAGCCACTATATTCTTGAATACGCAATACCCCCAAACCATCGACCTATCGTTTCGCGCCGATTGCGTCGGCCCATTTATTCCACCGCGCGAGCATCGCCTCAGCGCGTCTGGGTTCCTTGCGCTTGAGATCGTTCAGCTCGGTGCGGTCTGCTTCGAGATTGAAGAGTTCCCAATCGCGGTTAACCGCCGACACCAACTTCCATTTGCCCTCGCGGATCGCTTTGCTGCCTTCGTGTTCCCAATAAAGGTGTTCGCGCTGCTCGCGCTTCTTACCGCGGAGAATCGGCGCGATGCTGCTGCCGGGCAGTGGCGCGAGGGAGTTCCCTTCATACGAATCCGGGTACGCCGCATCGGCGAGATCGAGACACGTCGGCATAAGGTCGGTGACATGCGCCACCTGCTTCGTGAGTTCGCCGTGCTGACGAATCTCACCCGGCCATCGCGCGATGAGCGGCGTGGCGATGCCGCCTTCGTGCGTCCAATGCTTGAACATGCGGAACGGCGTGTTGCTCGCGTTTGCCCACGGCCGCTGATACGCGAGGAACGAACCGCGTTCGCCCGCGCGCGTGCCGGGCGTGTGCAACGGCGAGTCCAGGACCATTTCATGGCAGCCGCCGTTGTCGGAAAGGAAAAGCACGAGCGTGTTGTCGTCCGCGCCCGTCTTCCGCAACGATTCCATCACGCGGCCAATCCCCTGATCCATGCGATCGATCATAGCCGCGTACACGGCCATGCGCAGCGCGCGGTCTTCCCTATCGGATACGTCGGCCCACGCAGGCACTTCCGGATCGCGCGGCGACAACGGCCACTTCTTGTTCACGATACCGAGTTCGATCATGCGTTCGTGACGCCGCGCGCGCAGTTCGTCCCAGCCGATGTCGTACACGCCGCGGTACTTCTCGATATCCTCCGGCCACGCATGAATGGGCCAATGCGGCGCGGTGTACGCGAGATAGAGAAAGAACGGCTGCTCGGCGCTGCTGTGTTCCTCGACGAACTTCACCGCGTAATCCGTAAACGCGTCGGTCATGTAGAACGTATCGCCGCTCGGCACGTAGGACTCGTCATCGAGCGCCATCACGCGTTTGCGCGGGCCTTCCGTGTCGAGCTTCCAATAGCTGCTGCCGCCGCTGACGATTCCAAAGTAGCGATCGAACCCGCGTTTGCGTGGCCAGTGGTCCGGCGCCTCGCCCACGTGCCACTTGCCCGACATGTACGTCCTGTATCCCGCGGGGCGCAGCAACTCGGCAATCGTCGCGCAGTTCTTGTTGAGATATCCTTGATACGGACCCTGCGGACGGTTCTGTTCCGGAAAGCTGACCATACCGCCCATGCCGGCCTGATGCGGATAGAGGCCCGTTAATAGCGCCGCGCGAGTGGGACAGCACCGTGCCGAGTTGTACGCCTGCGTGAAACGCAACCCCTCGGACGCCATGCGGTCGAGGTTAGGAGTATGGATTTCCGACCCGTAGCACCCGAGATCGGAAAAGCCCATGTCGTCCGCCATGATGATGACGATGTTCGGGCGCGTCGATCTCGCTTGCGCCCCATCAGTCGTCAGTCCCAACGCCGTCGCCGCCGCGATGCCCGCACTACGTCCGATAAACTGTCTGCGCGTGATCATGGGTCGCCCTCCCCACTATCCGGTGGGCGCCAGCATACACGCACTTCAACTCAAACACGTAATTAACGTTCTCTTCGTGCTCATAATTGCCTCGTTACCAAGCTCTGCTTGGTAACGCGCTCTTGAAAAGCTCCGCTTTGCTCTTACCTCCGAATGCCGTGGTATGACCGAACCCTCGATTACGAGCACGATTACGAGCACGAGCACGAAGATGAACTGCCCTGGAATGTCCAATTACTGCGCGATACTGAACAGCGCGTCGAGCATCCGGTCCGTCACCGTGATGACGCGCGCGGACGCCTCGTAGGCGCGTTGATACAGCAGCAGGTTTGTGACTTCCTCGTCGAGGTTCACGCCGGACACTTCCTGCCGCCGCGCCTCTAGATTCAGCAGGAACTGCTCGTCGACTGCCAGACTGTCGTTCGCTGCGCGCGAGTCAATCCCCAGTCCAGCTACGGTTGATTGATAAAAGTCGCTGATCGTCGCCGTGCCGCTATCGAGCACGAGCGCGGTGCGCAACGCCGCCATCTGTAACGCCGCTTCGTTGTCGCCGGTATTCAACACATCGTCGCTGAACGACGACGTGATCCAATCCGGGTTCGCTTCGAGGTCGGGATTCACGCCGATGCTGCGCGCGTCGCGCCCGGTGAAGAATCCGTTGATGCCCAGTGCCGGGAGCACGTTGGTGGAATCGTTCGCGAACGAGAACGTGAAGCCCGCGTTCGCGCCGAGGCTAATCTGCTGCCCGGAAACGCTCGCGGAGAAATTCGGGACCGCGTTCAACGCCGTCGCCAGATCGTTGAGCGTCGTTGTCGCCGTGATCGTAATCGTCGTCGTCGTGGGCGCGCCCGTGTTGTCGTAGACGACGACGTCGAAGGTGCCGGGCGTGACGGTGAACGGAAGCCCCGCCGAGACCAGCGCCGTGCCCGCGCCGGTCACGTTATTCGTGCTCGTGATCGTGCCGGACAAGTTCTGCGTGCCGTTGCCCTGGCTATGAATGCGGTTAATCTGTTCGATCAGCGCCGCGGCGATCTGATCGATCTCGTCATCCAGCCCGGGAATGACCGTATCGCGGATGTGCAGCGCGCCGAAAACTTCGCCATTGGTGACGTCCACCAGCGCGTTGTTGTCCGCGAACCGCAGCTCGACGAGATCGTTGCGTTCCGGGTCTAGCGCGGGATTCCGGAACGCGATGATGTCGCGCGCGCCGGACGAATCGACCAGCACGTCCGCGCCAATCTGGATGTGGAGTTGCCCGCTGCTGTCCTCGCGCGAGCTGATGTTGATGATGCGCGACAGTTCGTCTACCAGCACGCCACGCTGGTCGCGCAGGCCGCTCGCGTTTGCGCCGCCCCCCTCCGCAAGCCGAATCTGGCGGTTCAAGTCCACGATGCGGTCCGCGAGCGAATTGATCTCGGGGACGAGGTTCCGCACTTCCTCGTTGGCGTTCGTGCGGAGTTGATCGAAGCGTCCAATGAGGCCGGTCAAGCTGCCGGCCATGGCGTTTGCTTCCGAGATAAGCGCCTCGCGCACAGGGGGCGATTCGACGTTGTTCGCAAAGTCGTTCAGCGCGTCGAAGAACCGATCGAGCCGCGACCCAAAGCCATTCTCCGACGGCTCGAGAAATACGTCCTCCAGCAGATTGAAATATTGCGTCTGGACACTCGAACTGCCCAGGTTGGGCGCCTGCCCTTGGTAGGCCTGGTCAAGGAAGGCGTCCCGGATGCGCTGTATATTGGCGACGTCCACGCCGCGCCCGATCGGCCCCACAGCGGTCAACGCCGGGAACCGTTCCTCGAGAAGCGCGCGCTGACGCGAGAACCCCGGCGTGTTCACGTTGGCAATGTTGTTGCCCGTCACGTCAAGCTGAATCTGCGCCGCGGCCATTCCCGACCGCGCGATATCGAGCGCGCTGAACAAACTACCCACTGAATCCTCCCGAGTGCGGACTGCCCTGGACGCATTCCGTCGCAGCCAACGGTGCAATCCGCATACCCATTTATCGGCGAGGAAAGTTGGGGGCTTGAGGTCTTTTCATAAGGGTTTGAACGAACATTTTATTGAACATTCATAAGTAATTATGAATATTATACTTACGTATGCTGCACGCGCCTCCGATCTCGCCCAATGCGCTGCAAACCACGCCTCATTTGACGCGAATCAGGGTCGCTCCACCCGGCATTGCTTTCCCCAAGGAGAGGAAAATGTGTCGGGCGACCCGGCCACGGACAGCCTTCGCCGGCTCTGGCGCCTTCGCGTCGGGGAGTACCACCATCCCAAGAGAGCCAGTTCTCGCGAGCGGGGCAGCGCCAACTGTGAATAGGTGCCGCATCGTACGCCGTGCGCTGAAAGCGCACCGCTCAAGTTTTCATAATCTCAGGGTAAACTCTGTTCGTGACGACTCGTAATCGAACATTCGAGCTCCTGCAAAACTTCTATAGGCGCTCGACTTTTCGAACGAATTTGGGATTCATGACACTAGTTCGCGGTAGGTTGCGCTGTTCGGGACGCCGGGCTACGACTCTCAAGGTCACTGTTGGAGGCGCGGCGTAGTGGATAGCCGGATTCAAATCGATGCAGACATCTGCCATGGAAAGCCCGTGATCCGCGGCGCCCGCTTACCCGTCGCGCTTATACTCGGAAGCCTGGCGAGCGGCATGACCTGCGACGAGATTCAGGAAGATTACGAGTTGAAGCGCGAGGACATGCTCGCGGCATTGTGTTTCGCGGAGAATGGCGTCGAGCAGGATGAGTTATACTTGTCGACCAGGTAGCGCGGCCATGCGGTTCCTGATTGATGCCAACATGCCTCGTGCTGCAAAAACCGTTTCCGCTCCGCAGGTTGCATGCTGCATTGACAAATTGGAAGTCTTCCACCCCGTTCGTGTATCAATTATCCTCCCGCTTTGTGAGTCGCAAACGAAAGGCGTACAGGTCCCCGCATGACGGTTTGGCAGGTGAATTGGTACTCGATTTTTGCCTACGCGCTGGGGGTTTCCTTCGTTCTTTCTGCGGTGCTCACGCATATCGTCCGCAAGCTCGCCATCCGTTGGAACGTGCTCGATCACCCCGGCGAGCGCAAGATGCAGTCCGAACCCGTCCCGCTCCTCGGCGGCGTCGCCATCGCCCTCACCTTCTTCCTCGTCATCGTCGGCAACATGCTTATTCTGCTGCCCGCGCAACGTCTCGACTGGGACTGGCTCCAGGCCAACGTGCTGTCCTTCCTCGGCACCGAACAAGACGCCGTCTGGAAACTTGCCGGCGTCTTCCTCGGCGGCATCGTCATCGTTGCCGTCGGCGTCATTGACGATCTCTACGCGTTGCGCCCGGAGAAAAAACTCGTCGGCCAGATTCTTTCCGCGCTGTTGCTGGTCCTCTGCGGCGTGCGCTTCGACTTTCTCAACGACGTGATCGGCGTGCACCCCATTATCTCCGGCGCGGTCACCATGGTCTGGATCGTCATGATGACCAACGCACTCAATTTCCTCGACAACATGGACGGCCTCTGCGCGGGCGTCTCCGCGATCGCGGGCCTCGCATTCTTCGCATGCGTCCTGCCCACGCACCAGACCTTTGTCTGCGTGCTGCTCATGGTCTTCGTCGGCTCAGTGTCCGGCTTTCTCTACCATAACTTCAGCCCCGCGCGAATCTTCATGGGCGACGCCGGCGCCATGTTCTGCGGCTACATCCTCGCGACGGTCGCCGTGCTCGGCACCTTCTACTCGGCGAACGTGACTCCGTCGCGCATTGCGCTCGCCGCGCCGCTGCTTGCCCTCAGCGTGCCCGTGTTCGACACCGTCAGCGTCGTCTACATCCGCTGGCGGCGCGGCGAATCGATCATGAAAGGCGACAAACGGCACTTCTCGCACCGCCTCGTCGAAGTCGGCATGACCCCGCGCCAGGCGGTCGAGTTCATTTACCTCGTCGGCCTCGTCACCGGACTCGGCGCGGCCCTCTTACCGCACGTCGATTTCACCGGTACAATCATCGTGCTGGCCCAGGCCGTCGGCGTATACTTGCTCATCGTGCTGCTCATGAACTCCGGAAACGGCAAGAAGCGCGCCCCATGACCGTGCCGACAAAATCCGCGCCGCGCGAAGGCATCCTGAAATCGCTTCCGCCTATCGAGGAACTCGTCCTCGCGGTCGGTGTCGGCTTGATCGT
The DNA window shown above is from Candidatus Hydrogenedentota bacterium and carries:
- a CDS encoding undecaprenyl/decaprenyl-phosphate alpha-N-acetylglucosaminyl 1-phosphate transferase — translated: MTVWQVNWYSIFAYALGVSFVLSAVLTHIVRKLAIRWNVLDHPGERKMQSEPVPLLGGVAIALTFFLVIVGNMLILLPAQRLDWDWLQANVLSFLGTEQDAVWKLAGVFLGGIVIVAVGVIDDLYALRPEKKLVGQILSALLLVLCGVRFDFLNDVIGVHPIISGAVTMVWIVMMTNALNFLDNMDGLCAGVSAIAGLAFFACVLPTHQTFVCVLLMVFVGSVSGFLYHNFSPARIFMGDAGAMFCGYILATVAVLGTFYSANVTPSRIALAAPLLALSVPVFDTVSVVYIRWRRGESIMKGDKRHFSHRLVEVGMTPRQAVEFIYLVGLVTGLGAALLPHVDFTGTIIVLAQAVGVYLLIVLLMNSGNGKKRAP